A genomic window from Oculatellaceae cyanobacterium includes:
- a CDS encoding ABC transporter ATP-binding protein produces the protein MAPAVLIQQLQKHYGSVQAVKDVSFQVEPGEIFGLLGPNGAGKTTTIRCLCTLAKPDAGKIEVSGISVIDNPRAARQKLGYVAQEVALDKVLTGRELLELQAALYHLPNKVAKQRVDEMLAVLSLQEYADKKTGTYSGGLRKRLDLAAGLLHQPNVLVLDEPTVGLDIESRVVVWNFLRQLRDAGTTVVITSHYLEEIDALANRVAIIDQGVVIANGTPSELKDQVGGDRITLRIREFSPTEEAEKAKDMLSSLPFVQEVIINTAQGNSLNLVVKAQNDALMQVQQSLKDAGLPIFGIAQSRPSLDDVYLAATGRTLLDAELAASGSRDLKAEKKQAMR, from the coding sequence ATGGCTCCAGCCGTTTTAATCCAACAGCTTCAGAAGCACTACGGCTCAGTCCAAGCCGTTAAGGATGTTTCATTTCAGGTAGAACCAGGGGAAATCTTTGGTCTACTTGGCCCCAATGGTGCTGGTAAAACTACCACAATTAGATGTTTGTGTACTTTGGCGAAACCAGATGCAGGCAAAATTGAGGTATCTGGTATCTCTGTAATTGATAATCCCAGGGCTGCACGGCAAAAGTTAGGTTATGTAGCTCAAGAAGTTGCCTTAGATAAAGTCCTGACTGGGCGCGAACTCTTAGAATTGCAAGCTGCACTGTATCACCTACCTAACAAGGTGGCTAAGCAGAGAGTTGATGAGATGCTCGCTGTCTTAAGCTTGCAGGAATACGCAGATAAAAAGACAGGTACGTATTCCGGTGGCTTACGTAAGCGCCTAGATTTAGCTGCTGGGTTGTTGCATCAACCAAATGTTTTAGTATTAGATGAGCCAACAGTAGGGCTAGATATTGAAAGCAGAGTTGTAGTTTGGAATTTCTTGCGCCAACTGCGTGATGCAGGGACGACAGTTGTAATTACTAGCCACTATTTAGAAGAAATTGATGCTTTAGCTAACCGAGTAGCAATAATCGATCAAGGCGTAGTGATTGCTAACGGTACGCCATCTGAGTTAAAGGATCAAGTTGGAGGCGATCGCATTACTCTCCGCATCCGCGAATTTTCTCCTACAGAAGAGGCAGAAAAAGCTAAAGATATGCTTTCATCTTTGCCCTTTGTGCAAGAAGTAATTATTAATACTGCTCAGGGGAACTCGTTAAACTTGGTTGTGAAAGCACAAAACGATGCTTTGATGCAGGTTCAGCAATCTCTCAAAGATGCAGGTTTACCCATTTTTGGGATTGCTCAATCTCGACCTAGTTTAGATGATGTCTACCTCGCTGCTACAGGTCGTACTCTATTAGATGCAGAACTAGCGGCTAGTGGGAGTCGTGATTTGAAGGCAGAGAAAAAACAAGCAATGCGATAG